In the Lates calcarifer isolate ASB-BC8 linkage group LG24, TLL_Latcal_v3, whole genome shotgun sequence genome, one interval contains:
- the tecrl2a gene encoding very-long-chain enoyl-CoA reductase has protein sequence MSRTTFFEVEVLDANTREQLCFLDKVEPHSTIGDIKSLFHKSYPHWYPARQALKLDPKGKLLRDDEILQNLPVGTTATMYFRDLGPQLGWTMVFLAEYIGPLLTYLLFYFRVPYIYSHRYALTSSPHPVVTLACACHTFHYMKRLIETIFVHRFSHGTMPLRTIVRNCAYYWGFSAWLAYYINHPLYTPPCKFQYGELQVNYALVIFVMCELGNFSIHLTLNNLRGDGPRGRRYPTPTKNPFTWLFFFVSCPNYTYEVGAWVSFSIMTQCLPVAFYTLLGFIQMTIWAKGKHKAYSREFKDYPSLRMAIIPLLL, from the exons ATGAGCCGGACCACCTTCTTTGAG GTGGAGGTCCTGGATGCCAACACAAgagagcagctttgttttttagATAAG GTGGAGCCCCACTCAACAATAGGAGACATCAAGAGCCTTTTTCACAAATCAT ATCCTCACTGGTATCCAGCAAGACAGGCCCTGAAGCTTGATCCCA aggGAAAATTACTCAGAGACGATGAAATCTTACAGAATCTACCTGTTGGAACCACTGCCACCATGTACTTCAGAGATCTTGGTCCACAGTTAGGTTGGACTATG gtGTTTCTGGCAGAGTACATCGGGCCACTTCTCACCTACCTCCTCTTCTATTTTCGAGTACCAtacatttactcacacagatatGCCCTCACCTCCAGTCCCCATCCTGTTGTCAC actAGCCTGTGCTTGTCATACCTTCCACTATATGAAGAGGTTGATAGAGACTATCTTTGTTCATCGTTTCTCTCATGGGACCATGCCTCTCAGGACAATAGTCAGG AACTGTGCCTATTACTGGGGTTTCTCAGCTTGGTTGGCCTATTATATCAACCACCCTCTTTATACACCTCCATGTAAGTTT cagTATGGGGAACTACAAGTCAACTATGCACTCGTCATATTTGTG ATGTGTGAACTGGGAAACTTCTCCATTCACCTAACTCTGAATAATCTCAGAGGAGATG GACCCAGGGGCAGACGCTACCCTACTCCAACTAAAAACCCCTTCACatggctgtttttctttgtatccTGTCCAAATTACACATATGAG gttGGAGCTTGGGTGAGCTTTTCCATCATGACACAGTGTTTGCCAG tgGCATTTTACACATTGTTGGGCTTCATTCAGATGACCATCTGGGCCAAAGGGAAGCACAAAGCCTACAGCAGGGAGTTCAAGGACTATCCCAGCCTCCGGATGGCCATTATCCCCCTGCTTCTCTGA
- the abca4a gene encoding LOW QUALITY PROTEIN: retinal-specific phospholipid-transporting ATPase ABCA4a (The sequence of the model RefSeq protein was modified relative to this genomic sequence to represent the inferred CDS: inserted 1 base in 1 codon): MGAGRQVRLLLWKNWTIRRRQRVRFFMEIMWPVMLFMGLVWLRRVNPLYRQHECHFPNKAMPSTGVLPWIQGIFCNANNPCFQYPTRGESPGLVSNYNNSILARFYSDAQELLFSDPQFLQLGRLWRELNSMSNFMDTLRTRPEQVSGRGVKVETILKDDETLTSYLLRDVPLTESVVYQLVNAQIRPEQFAFGVPDLHLKDIACSLNLLERFLIFPSRRGVYNVRNAMCILTPQRLQIIEDKFYANIDFFKVFRLLPLVLDNHSQGIDIHFWVRTVSAISDKLRELFQRNSSRELLQVMTPLFQDNLSFREVMAAASRLVCGYTEGAFSRVTSFNWYEDNNYKAFLGISSGRAQGHYTYDNSTTPFCNDLMKELESNPVTRIVWNSVKPMLMGQILYAPDSPAVRQIIRNANTTFEELERLRMMGKAWEEVAPQIWAFFQDGVQVKMIRDTIYNPSVMDFIDRSLEDVPFSSKHILNFLHTGPPEDRPDDMPDFDWRHIFNLTDRVIRMLNQYGDCVILDKFVALPDEDAVTYRALDLLEDSKFWAGLVFVNMHPWTASVPPHVKFKIRMDIDSVERTNKVKDRYWDPGPRADPMDDLRYVWGGFAYLQDIIEHGIIKTHTGKEWPLGVYLQQMPYPCYVDDLFMLTLNRCFPIFMVLAWVYSVSMIVKSIVLEKELRLKETLKGMGVTNGVIWSTWFIDSFIMMGTSTALLTIIIMGGRVLNYSDPLILFLFLLTFTMATIMQCFLLSVFFNQANLAAACCGIVFFTLYLPHIFFFAWQDRITKDMKILVSLLSQVAFGFGTEYLSRYEEQGLGLQWDNIQTSPLEGDEFSFLTSICMMGLDTVLYAVLAWYLDNVFPGQYGIGRPFYFPLLPCYWLNTVAPASSNNKLELDKKGFDNLANKEQGEQQKKDEEENQEKPKTLEETTSCEHQDQRQRLGKETQAKENQDKDGQSFFEAEPADLVKGVCIQDLVKVFGNSSRLAVDGLSINFYESQITAFLGHNGAGKTTTMSILTGMFPPTSGTATIYGKDIRTDMDTIRLSLGMCPQHNILFQHMTVAEHILFYSLMKGRPIAEAEEEVENMLQDLGLPHKRDELTQNLSGGMQRKLSVALAFVGGAKVVILDEPTSGVDPYSRRSIWDLLLKYRAGRTVIMSTHHMDEADLLSDRVAIISQGRLYCCGSPIFLKNCFGAGFYLTLVRRMKQDTPKASCDCTEDCSCNCSKCSKFKANVEEIQAADRQMDGDMESITALVHHHVPQARLIEVIGQELTFLLPNRNFQPRAYASLFRELEETLVDIGLSSFGVSDTSLEEIFLKVTADGNATNRKCTQDKKSLQQISRASLCGYNRVAVDMEPQQGETNGQGPCDVLEGGAGRGSYQVRGLCLTVKQFFALLIKRLHHATRSYKDFFAQIVLPASFVFLALTFTLIVPPFGEYPSLTLSPWMYGRQYTFFSNERPMDAQMRYFGEVLLDKPGFGTRCMVDEPLEDFPCNNITTEWEMPLVNPALIDMLAGPEWNSLRPSPDCQCSTPRKLTMLPVCPEGAGGLPPPQRIQSTGDVLMDLTGRNISDYLVKTYPSLIRTSLKSKYWVNEQRYGGISVGGELPLLELQPKTIQDLAAQLGRLLNVTGGKYSKQTLKDIGTFLRYMETQNNVKVWYNNKGWHAMVSFMNVANNAILRANLAKGANLDEYGITAINHPLNLTKEQLSEITVLTTSVDAVVAICVIFAMSFVPASFVLYLIQERVTQAKHLQFVSGVSPLVYWMANFLWDMVNYSISAAMVVEIFIFFDKKCYTSPTNLQPLIALLMLYGWSVTPMMYPMSYIFSVPSTAYVSLSCINLFIGINSSAITFILDLFEGTTALYRLNQLLKTMLLIFPHYCLGRGLIDMAMNQAVADIYTRFGEEYSPDPYNWDFIGKNLFCMAVEGFVYFILNILFQYRFFLDHWIPDCPKPPLLDEDKDVAEERQRIYQSGKTTDILRIRDLSKTYTGTIIPAVDRICVGVSPGECFGLLGVNGAGKTTTFKMLTGDIDVTSGEAAVAGHSILTNILDVHQNMGYCPQFDAIDELLTGREHLHLYARLRGVPESEISRVAEWAIQKLGLSEYAGQSAGTYSGGNKRKLSTAIAMIGCPALVLLDEPTTGMDPLSRRFLWNSIMSVIQDRRAVVLTSHSMEECEALCTRLAIMVNGSFKCLGTIQHLKYKFGDGYVVTMKIRAAKPGCAPDLNPAEAFMESTFPGCIQREKHYNTXQYKISSSSLARIFQMVLANKDKLNIEDYSVSQTTLDQVFVNFAKQQSREDDTIVLHPKAAGAQRYIDTTPLSLGK; this comes from the exons ATGGGGGCAGGAAGACAGGTCAGACTCCTGCTGTGGAAGAACTGGACCATCCGCAGGAGGCAGAGG GTGCGGTTCTTTATGGAGATCATGTGGCCTGTGATGCTGTTCATGGGACTGGTGTGGCTCAGGAGGGTGAATCCACTCTACCGCCAACATGAAT GCCACTTCCCCAACAAGGCCATGCCCTCCACAGGGGTCCTACCATGGATCCAGGGAATCTTCTGTAATGCCAACAACCCTTGTTTTCAGTACCCCACCCGTGGTGAATCTCCTGGCCTTGTATCCAACTACAACAACTCCAT ATTGGCTCGGTTCTACTCAGATGCCCAGGAGCTTCTTTTTAGTGACCCACAGTTCCTGCAGCTTGGTCGTCTCTGGAGGGAACTGAATTCTATGAGTAACTTCATGGACACTCTGCGCACCCGTCCTGAACAGGTCTCAG GTCGAGGAGTAAAGGTGGAGACTATCCTGAAGGACGATGAAACTCTGACATCATACCTGCTGAGAGATGTTCCTCTGACAGAGTCTGTGGTGTATCAGTTAGTCAATGCCCAAATCAGGCCTGAACAG TTTGCCTTCGGGGTGCCAGACCTGCATTTAAAAGACATTGCCTGCAGCCTGAACCTGCTGGAGCGATTCCTCATCTTCCCCAGCCGCCGAGGAGTCTACAATGTTCGCAACGCCATGTGCATCCTCACCCCACAACGGCTGCAGATCATCGAGGATAAATTCTATGCCAACATAGACTTTTTCAAGGTCTTCCGGCTG CTTCCTCTTGTTCTGGACAATCACTCTCAAGGCATTGACATTCACTTCTGGGTACGGACTGTCTCTGCCATCTCAGACAAACTGCGAGAG TTGTTCCAGAGGAACAGCTCCAGGGAGCTTCTCCAGGTCATGACTCCTCTCTTCCAGGACAATCTGTCCTTCAGGGAGGTGATGGCTGCTGCCTCCCGCCTGGTGTGTGGCTACACTGAGGGGGCTTTCTCCCGCGTCACCTCCTTTAACTGGTATGAAGACAATAACTACAAAGCCTTCCTGGGTATCAGCAGTGGCAGGGCACAGGGCCACTACACATACGACAACAGCACCA CTCCTTTCTGCAATGACCTGATGAAAGAGCTGGAGTCCAACCCCGTCACCAGGATTGTGTGGAACTCCGTCAAGCCCATGCTGATGGGGCAGATCCTCTACGCCCCTGACTCACCGGCTGTCAGACAGATCATACGAAAT GCTAACACTACAtttgaggagctggagaggCTGAGGATGATGGGGAAGGCCTGGGAGGAAGTGGCTCCTCAGATCTGGGCTTTTTTCCAAGATGGAGTCCAAGTTAAGATGATCCGG GACACCATCTATAATCCATCAGTGATGGATTTCATTGACAGGAGTCTAGAAGATGTGCCATTTTCCTCCAAACACATCCTCAACTTCCTGCACACCGGTCCTCCAGAGGACCGCCCAGATGACATGCCTGATTTTGACTGGCGACACATCTTCAACCTCACTGACCGGGTCATTCGGATGCTCAACCAGTATGGAGAT TGTGTAATCCTGGATAAATTTGTGGCTCTGCCTGACGAGGATGCCGTCACTTACCGGGCTTTGGACCTGTTGGAGGACAGCAAGTTCTGGGCAGGCCTTGTGTTCGTAAATATGCACCCTTGGACTGCCAGTGTCCCGCCTCATGTTAAGTTCAAGATCCGTATGGATATTGATTCAGTGGAGCGCACCAATAAGGTCAAAGACAG GTATTGGGATCCTGGCCCCAGAGCTGATCCTATGGATGACCTCCGCTATGTTTGGGGTGGCTTTGCTTACCTTCAGGACATAATAGAACATGGGATCATCAAGACTCATACAGGAAAGGAGTGGCCACTGGGTGTTTACCTTCAGCAGATGCCTTACCCTTGTTATGTGGATGATCT cttcatgctgacactgaaCCGCTGTTTCCCCATCTTCATGGTCCTGGCCTGGGTCTACTCTGTGTCCATGATAGTCAAAAGTATCGTTCTAGAGAAGGAACTCCGTCTGAAGGAGACCCTGAAGGGCATGGGCGTCACCAATGGCGTCATCTGGTCCACATGGTTTATTGACAGCTTCATCATGATGGGCACTAGCACCGCTCTCCTCACCATCATTATCATG GGAGGGAGAGTTCTGAACTACAGTGATCcactcatcctcttcctcttcctacTCACCTTCACCATGGCTACCATCATGCAATGCTTCCTCCTCAGTGTCTTCTTCAACCAGGCCAACCTGGCAGCAGCCTGCTGCGGCATCGTTTTCTTCACCCTTTACCTCCCGCACATCTTCTTCTTCGCCTGGCAAGACCGCATCACCAAAGACATGAAGATCCTGGTG AGTCTGCTGTCCCAAGTGGCTTTTGGCTTTGGGACAGAGTACCTGTCACGGTATGAGGAGCAGGGTCTGGGTCTGCAGTGGGACAACATCCAGACCAGCCCTCTGGAGGGAGACGAGTTCTCCTTCCTCACCTCCATCTGTATGATGGGCCTGGACACTGTGTTGTATGCTGTGCTGGCCTGGTACCTGGACAATGTCTTCCCTG GACAGTATGGTATTGGCCGACCATTTTatttccctctccttccctgtTACTGGCTCAACACCGTGGCTCCAGCTTCAA GCAACAACAAACTTGAACTGGATAAAAAAGGCTTTGATAACCTGGCAAACAAGGAGCAAggagagcagcagaaaaaagatgaggaggagaaccAGGAGAAACCCAAGACTCTGGAGGAGACCACTTCATGTGAACACCAGGATCAACGGCAGAGGCTGGGGAAGGAGACCCAGGCTAAGGAGAACCAGGACAAAGATG GCCAGTCCTTCTTTGAGGCAGAGCCAGCTGACCTGGTGAAGGGTGTTTGTATCCAGGACCTGGTCAAGGTGTTTGGCAATAGCTCCAGACTGGCAGTGGATGGACTCAGCATCAATTTTTACGAGAGCCAGATCACAGCCTTTCTGGGCCACAATGGGGCTGGAAAGACCACCACCAT gtCTATTCTGACCGGTATGTTCCCTCCCACCTCAGGGACAGCCACTATTTATGGCAAAGACATCCGCACAGACATGGATACCATCCGCCTGTCTCTGGGAATGTGCCCTCAACACAACATCCTTTTTCAGCA TATGACTGTAGCAGAGCACATCCTGTTCTACTCACTGATGAAAGGCCGTCCAATAGCAGAGGCtgaggaagaggtggagaaCATGCTGCAGGATCTGGGTCTACCTCACAAGAGGGATGAACTGACCCAGAACCTCTCAG GAGGCATGCAGAGGAAGCTGTCAGTGGCCTTAGCGTTTGTTGGTGGGGCTAAGGTGGTGATCCTGGATGAGCCCACGTCAGGGGTGGACCCCTACTCCAGACGCTCCATCTGGGACCTGCTGCTGAAATACCGTGCAG GGCGCACAGTGATAATGTCCACCCACCACATGGACGAGGCCGACCTGCTGAGTGACCGGGTGGCCATCATCTCACAGGGTCGCCTCTACTGCTGCGGCTCCCCGATCTTCCTCAAAAACTGTTTTGGTGCTGGTTTCTACCTCACTCTCGTACGACGAATGAAACAGGACACTCCCAAG GCCAGCTGCGACTGCACAGAGGACTGCTCCTGTAACTGCTCGAAATGCTCCAAGTTTAAAGCCAACGTGGAGGAGATCcaggctgcagacagacagatggacg GTGACATGGAAAGCATCACAGCCCTGGTCCACCATCACGTGCCACAGGCTCGTCTGATTGAAGTCATCGGTCAGGAGCTGACCTTTCTGCTTCCCAACCGTAACTTCCAGCCCAGGGCCTACGCCAGCCTCTTCAGGGAGCTGGAGGAAACCCTGGTGGACATTGGCCTCAGCAGCTTTGGTGTGTCTGACACATCGCTGGAGGAG ATCTTCCTAAAGGTCACTGCTGATGGGAATGCAACCAACAGGAAATGTACACAAG ACAAGAAATCATTGCAGCAGATTTCTCGAGCTAGTCTCTGTGGATACAACAGAGTGGCTGTTGATATGGAACCACAACAAGGTGAAA CTAATGGCCAGGGCCCGTGTGACGTCCTAGAAGGTGGTGCAGGCAGGGGATCGTACCAGGTCCGAGGCCTGTGTCTGACCGTCAAACAGTTCTTTGCTCTGCTGATCAAGAGGCTACATCACGCCACCCGCTCCTACAAAGACTTCTTCGCCCAG ATTGTGCTGCCAGCCAGTTTTGTTTTCCTGGCACTGACGTTCACTCTGATTGTTCCACCTTTTGGGGAGTATCCAAGTCTGACCCTCAGTCCCTGGATGTATGGACGACAGTACACCTTCTTCAG TAATGAGCGTCCTATGGATGCTCAGATGAGATACTTTGGTGAGGTGTTGCTGGACAAGCCTGGTTTTGGGACTCGCTGCATGGTGGATGAACCACTGGA AGATTTCCCATGTAACAACATCACCACAGAGTGGGAGATGCCCCTGGTTAACCCTGCTCTGATAGACATGCTGGCTGGTCCAGAGTGGAACTCCCTCAGACCGTCTCCAGACTGTCAGTGCAGCACACCCAGGAAACTCACCATGCTACCTGTGTGCCCTGAGGGAGCTGGAGGTCTGCCACCTCCACAG AGAATCCAGTCAACAGGAGATGTTCTCATGGACCTGACAGGCAGGAACATCTCTGACTACCTGGTGAAGACCTACCCCAGTCTCATCAGAACCAG CTTGAAGAGCAAGTATTGGGTGAATGAACAAAG GTATGGAGGTATATCAGTGGGAGGAGAGCTTCCTCTCTTAGAGCTGCAGCCAAAGACCATCCAGGATTTGGCAGCACAGCTGGGACGACTACTCAATGTTACTGGG GGGAAATACTctaaacaaacactgaaggaCATAGGGACATTCCTCAGGTACATGGAGACTCAAAACAATGTCAAG GTGTGGTACAACAATAAGGGCTGGCATGCAATGGTATCTTTCATGAATGTGGCCAACAACGCCATCCTGCGTGCAAACCTGGCCAAAGGAGCTAATCTAGACGAGTATGGAATCACTGCCATCAACCACCCACTGAACCTCACCAAAGAACAGCTCTCTGAGATCACTGT CCTGACCACCTCAGTGGATGCAGTGGTGGCCATCTGTGTCATCTTCGCCATGTCCTTTGTCCCGGCCAGCTTCGTCCTCTATCTGATCCAGGAGAGGGTCACCCAGGCCAAACAcctgcagtttgtcagtggTGTCAGTCCACTGGTCTACTGGATGGCTAACTTCCTCTGGGACATG GTGAATTACTCCATCAGTGCAGCGATGGTTGTGGaaattttcatcttttttgaTAAGAAGTGCTACACCTCACCAACCAACCTCCAACCACTCATTGCCCTACTCATGCTCTATGG ctggTCTGTGACACCCATGATGTACCCCATGTCCTACATATTCAGCGTCCCCAGCACAGCCTACGTCTCTCTGTCATGTATCAACCTCTTCATTGGCATCAACAGCAGCGCCATCACCTTCATCCTGGACCTTTTCGAGGGAACCACA GCTCTGTACAGGTTAAATCAGCTGTTAAAGACCATGCTGCTCATCTTCCCCCATTACTGCCTGGGACGTGGTCTCATAGACATGGCCATGAACCAGGCTGTGGCTGATATCTACACTCGCTTCG GTGAGGAGTACAGTCCAGACCCCTATAACTGGGACTTTATTGGGAAGAACCTGTTCTGCATGGCTGTTGAAGGATTTGTGTATTTCATCCTTAACATTCTCTTTCAGTATCGTTTCTTCCTGGATCACTG GATACCAGACTGCCCAAAACCTCCTCTTCTGGATGAAGATAAAGATGTGGCTGAGGAAAGACAGCGAATCTACCAGAgtggaaaaacaacagatatttTACGCATAAGAGACCTGTCAAAG ACATACACAGGAACAATCATCCCTGCAGTGGACCGAATCTGTGTTGGCGTGTCACCTGGAGAG TGCTTTGGTCTCCTGGGGGTAAATGGAGCAGGCAAGACCACCACGTTCAAGATGTTAACAGGAGACATTGATGTCACCTCAGGAGAAGCTGCAGTTGCTGGTCACAG CATTTTAACCAACATCCTGGACGTTCACCAGAACATGGGGTACTGTCCACAGTTTGACGCCATAGATGAGCTGCTGACAGGCAGAGAACATCTTCACCTCTACGCCCGCCTCCGTGGAGTCCCAGAGTCTGAGATCAGCAGG GTTGCAGAGTGGGCCATCCAGAAGCTGGGTCTCTCAGAGTATGCAGGTCAAAGTGCTGGGACCTACAGTggaggaaacaagaggaaactcTCCACAGCCATCGCCATGATTGGCTGCCCTGCTCTGGTGCTGCTG GATGAGCCCACCACAGGTATGGACCCTCTGTCCAGACGCTTCCTCTGGAACTCCATCATGAGTGTTATTCAGGACAGACGAGCTGTGGTTCTCACCTCACACAG CATGGAGGAATGTGAGGCACTGTGTACCCGTTTAGCCATCATGGTCAACGGATCCTTCAAGTGTTTGGGAACCATTCAGCATCTCAAATACAA ATTTGGTGATGGCTACGTGGTGACCATGAAGATCAGGGCAGCTAAGCCCGGTTGTGCCCCAGACCTGAATCCTGCTGAAGCTTTCATGGAGAGCACCTTCCCCGGCTGcatccagagagagaaacattaCAACA TGCAGTACaagatctcctcctcctcactggcTCGGATCTTTCAGATGGTCCTGGCCAACAAAGACAAGCTCAACATAGAGGACTACTCAGTGTCACAGACCACTCTGGACCAG gtgtttgtgaattttgCCAAGCAACAGTCAAGAGAGGACGACACTATTGTGTTGCATCCGAAAGCTGCTGGGGCACAGCGGTATATCGACACCACACCTTTGTCTTTGGGGAAGTGA